In Oceanobacillus sp. FSL K6-2867, one DNA window encodes the following:
- a CDS encoding APC family permease has protein sequence MDERTTLEKSLKPHWVWAIALGSAIGWGAFVQPTTWMSTAGPLGVIIGFGIGGLLMMLIAVSYGFLIKSFPVSGGAFAYTYVSLGRTHAFICGWFLTFGYLCIVALNASAFALMIKFTLPKLIENIYLYDVAGWSVYGTEIIIGTIALIVFGYFNIKGTGMSGRIQFIFCCVMVTSIVALTLLAGIQPGTGISNIQPFFPAETTAFAAIISIVAIAPWAYVGFDTVPQTAEEFNFSSKKAFSLIIYAIFFAFVLYSLMIITTSMAEPWQGLVAGNYIWGTGTAIQRLLGIGGLAILVVALTMGIFTGLIGFILSSSRLLFAMSRAKILPETFSKLHPKYKTPYISIIFVVILAMFAPWFGREALLWVVDMSSVGVTIAYFYTCFTAFKLFRWKKDANFNEQLNTVSPFKKVVSFIGLLTSLVFLGLLLVPGSPAYLGIESRIALAAWIVLGVIFYLMKRKQFNKVPEKELNYLILGQEEVNVKNR, from the coding sequence ATGGATGAAAGAACCACTTTAGAGAAATCATTAAAGCCACATTGGGTATGGGCAATTGCCTTGGGTTCAGCGATTGGCTGGGGAGCATTCGTGCAACCTACAACGTGGATGTCTACAGCTGGTCCGCTCGGAGTAATTATTGGATTCGGTATTGGTGGTTTATTAATGATGCTGATAGCTGTCAGCTACGGCTTTTTAATCAAAAGCTTTCCTGTTTCAGGAGGAGCGTTTGCATATACATATGTTAGTCTGGGACGTACACATGCATTTATATGTGGCTGGTTTTTAACGTTTGGATATCTTTGTATTGTCGCACTCAATGCATCAGCATTTGCATTAATGATTAAGTTTACGCTGCCGAAGCTTATTGAAAACATCTATCTTTACGACGTTGCTGGCTGGAGTGTATATGGAACAGAAATTATAATTGGAACAATTGCGCTCATCGTATTCGGGTATTTCAATATAAAAGGAACTGGAATGTCTGGCAGAATCCAGTTTATCTTTTGCTGTGTAATGGTTACTAGTATTGTTGCTTTAACACTATTAGCTGGGATACAGCCAGGTACTGGAATATCAAATATACAACCATTTTTCCCTGCGGAAACAACTGCTTTTGCAGCCATTATTTCAATTGTAGCGATTGCACCATGGGCATATGTTGGATTTGATACAGTACCACAAACAGCCGAGGAATTTAATTTTTCCTCTAAAAAAGCATTCAGTTTAATTATTTATGCAATATTTTTTGCTTTCGTATTATACAGCTTGATGATTATTACGACATCCATGGCAGAGCCGTGGCAAGGTTTAGTTGCCGGCAATTACATTTGGGGAACAGGAACAGCGATTCAACGTTTATTGGGAATAGGTGGTTTGGCTATTTTAGTGGTAGCATTGACGATGGGAATATTCACTGGGTTGATTGGCTTTATTCTTTCTTCTAGCCGCTTGCTATTTGCTATGTCGCGGGCAAAGATACTTCCTGAAACCTTTTCGAAATTGCATCCAAAGTATAAAACACCTTATATTAGTATTATATTTGTAGTGATTTTGGCGATGTTCGCCCCGTGGTTTGGCAGAGAGGCATTGCTGTGGGTGGTTGACATGTCATCGGTAGGTGTAACAATAGCTTACTTTTACACTTGTTTCACTGCATTTAAACTATTTAGGTGGAAAAAAGATGCTAATTTTAATGAACAATTAAATACCGTTTCACCATTTAAAAAAGTTGTTTCCTTTATTGGATTGCTTACGAGTCTTGTGTTTCTTGGCCTGTTGCTGGTTCCGGGATCACCTGCATATTTAGGAATTGAATCAAGGATTGCCTTAGCAGCGTGGATTGTTCTCGGGGTTATCTTTTATTTGATGAAACGTAAGCAATTTAATAAAGTCCCTGAAAAGGAATTGAATTACTTAATCTTAGGTCAGGAAGAAGTTAATGTGAAAAACAGATAA
- a CDS encoding nucleotide sugar dehydrogenase, with the protein MELFKKLQAKEEKIAVIGLGYVGLPLAIELAKKFDVVGFDVNKAKLDKYLSGIDVTDEVGDEALKETSLVFTSEEEELQSCKFHIVAVPTPINTDKTPNLNPVIGASETVGRNLTKGSIVVYESTVYPGTTEEVCIPILEEVSGLEFGTDFKVGYSPERINPGDKVNTLTKITKIVSGSDESALREIADLYGSIIEAGVFEAESIKVAEAAKVIENSQRDINIAFMNELSMVFNKMDINTKAVLEAAGTKWNFLNFTPGLVGGHCIGVDPYYFTYKAEQLGYHSQIILSGRKINDDMGKYIASNIIKKMIKAKQEIDGARVAIFGLTFKENVPDVRNTKIIDIITELQEYGVETLVHDPVAENEEVYNEFNIRLVEQEELMELDCVVFAVPHKEFQESYTLDNLEELYKNDSKVLIDIKSIFDRKESEARGYHYWSL; encoded by the coding sequence ATGGAATTGTTTAAGAAATTACAAGCAAAAGAAGAGAAAATTGCAGTTATCGGTTTAGGATACGTTGGTCTGCCACTAGCAATAGAACTAGCTAAGAAATTTGATGTTGTTGGCTTTGATGTGAATAAGGCTAAATTGGATAAATATTTAAGCGGGATTGATGTAACAGACGAGGTTGGCGACGAAGCCCTCAAAGAAACGAGCCTAGTATTTACGAGTGAGGAGGAAGAGTTACAATCTTGCAAATTTCATATTGTAGCTGTACCAACTCCTATTAATACGGATAAGACACCTAATTTAAATCCAGTAATTGGAGCAAGTGAAACTGTTGGAAGGAATTTAACTAAAGGCTCTATCGTTGTTTATGAGTCAACGGTATATCCGGGAACGACAGAAGAGGTTTGCATTCCAATTCTTGAAGAAGTTTCGGGTCTGGAATTTGGAACTGATTTTAAAGTTGGTTATTCACCAGAGCGAATTAACCCAGGTGACAAAGTAAATACCTTAACGAAGATCACAAAAATTGTTTCCGGTTCGGACGAGTCTGCGCTTCGCGAAATAGCTGATCTTTATGGCTCTATTATTGAAGCTGGTGTATTTGAAGCCGAATCCATTAAAGTTGCTGAAGCAGCTAAAGTCATTGAGAATTCACAACGAGATATCAATATTGCATTTATGAATGAGCTTTCAATGGTGTTTAATAAAATGGATATTAATACAAAAGCTGTCTTGGAAGCTGCTGGAACGAAGTGGAATTTCCTTAACTTCACACCTGGATTAGTTGGCGGACATTGCATTGGCGTTGATCCATATTATTTCACCTATAAAGCCGAACAACTTGGATATCATTCGCAAATCATTCTTTCGGGAAGAAAAATTAATGATGACATGGGAAAATACATTGCAAGCAATATCATTAAAAAAATGATTAAAGCCAAACAAGAGATCGACGGTGCACGGGTAGCTATTTTCGGACTCACGTTTAAAGAGAATGTTCCAGATGTCCGAAATACAAAGATCATCGATATCATTACAGAATTACAGGAATACGGTGTTGAGACACTTGTTCATGATCCTGTTGCCGAGAATGAGGAAGTTTATAATGAATTTAACATTCGCTTAGTAGAACAAGAGGAATTAATGGAGTTGGATTGTGTAGTATTTGCTGTTCCTCACAAGGAATTCCAGGAATCTTACACCTTAGATAACTTGGAAGAGCTTTACAAAAATGATTCAAAAGTGTTAATTGACATTAAAAGCATCTTTGACAGAAAAGAATCTGAAGCAAGAGGATATCATTACTGGAGTTTGTAA
- the galU gene encoding UTP--glucose-1-phosphate uridylyltransferase GalU produces the protein MRVTKAIIPAAGLGTRFLPATKAQPKEMLPIVDKPTIQYIVEEAVASGIEDIIIISGRGKRAIEDHFDKSYELEETLAHKGKLQMLEMVKSISNLANIHYIRQKEPQGLGHAIGCAHSFVGNEPFAVLLGDDIVESEVPCLKQLIDVFDKHQSSVIGVHDVPMEDVSKYGIVKPLTLNDNGSSVRAIESLIEKPGRDEAPSNLAIMGRYILSPEIFDILAKQKPGKNNEIQLTDALNKLNEKEQVLAYNFTGERYDIGGKLGFVQATIDFALNRPDLHNEIKAYMEQKLKSLEQQ, from the coding sequence ATGAGAGTAACGAAGGCTATAATCCCGGCGGCGGGATTAGGGACACGTTTCCTGCCAGCTACAAAAGCACAGCCAAAGGAAATGCTTCCAATTGTGGATAAACCAACGATTCAATATATTGTGGAAGAAGCAGTTGCTTCCGGAATAGAAGATATTATTATTATTTCTGGAAGAGGAAAGCGTGCAATAGAGGATCACTTTGATAAGTCTTACGAGCTTGAAGAAACGCTCGCACATAAAGGGAAGCTCCAAATGCTGGAAATGGTCAAGTCTATTTCGAATTTAGCCAATATCCATTATATCCGACAAAAGGAGCCTCAAGGCTTAGGGCATGCAATTGGCTGTGCGCACAGCTTTGTAGGAAATGAGCCATTTGCTGTTCTGCTTGGGGATGATATTGTGGAATCAGAAGTACCATGTTTAAAGCAGCTTATCGATGTATTTGATAAACACCAATCTTCGGTAATTGGTGTACACGATGTCCCAATGGAGGATGTATCAAAATACGGCATCGTTAAGCCATTAACGCTAAACGATAATGGTTCTTCTGTTCGAGCGATTGAATCATTAATTGAAAAGCCAGGTCGAGATGAAGCTCCATCTAATTTAGCAATTATGGGAAGATATATACTTTCACCTGAAATTTTTGATATTCTCGCAAAACAGAAGCCAGGGAAAAATAACGAAATTCAGTTAACGGACGCATTAAATAAGTTAAATGAAAAGGAACAAGTGCTTGCATATAACTTTACTGGTGAACGTTATGACATTGGCGGGAAATTAGGATTTGTACAAGCAACCATTGATTTTGCCCTGAATAGACCAGACTTACATAACGAAATTAAGGCATATATGGAGCAAAAGCTGAAAAGTTTAGAACAACAATAG